Part of the Tetragenococcus koreensis genome, AGTTAACACTTGACCTAAAAGGTAATACATTAAAAGACCTTGAAGATAAGAAAAATCATATATTAGAAAACGAGTATTATAAGGTCACAATTAACCCTAATGGCTCCTTGGAAATATTAGATAAAACAAATCAGAACATTTACCATGAGCAAGCAATCATTGAAGAAAATGGTGATGATGGCGATTCATTCAACTATTCACCGCCTAAAGAAGATTTCGTTATTCGATCAACTGATTTTGTACCAGATATTCAAGTGCAATGTTCGGAGCTTATCAAAATTGCGATGGTCAGTTATAATATGAAAGTTCCCCGTGGCTTAGGCGAACGTGCGAAACATGAGGCGCATATTTCAATGCCAGTAACGTTAAAAATAACATTAAAAAAGGGAACTTCTGTTATCGATTTTGCGCTTGATGTCGACAACCAACAAGTTGATAGCCATCGTTTATGTGTACTATTTGATACGGGGATCTCTTCTAAATTTTCAATTGCTGATCAACAATTTGGTGTATTGCAACGGCCGGTTGTTCGACAAAAAGAGTTGGAACTTTGGGAACAAAATCCAGAAAACTGGAATGAAAAACCAATATCAATTGAAACGTGTCAAAGTTTTGCAGGATTATTTGATGAAAATCATGGGGTTGCCGTAATGCCAAAAGGCGTACGTGAATATGAAATTGTGGGCGATAATTACGATACAATCCGACTAACAATTTTTCGTACCTATGGTTTTATGGGGAAAGAAGATTTACTTTATCGGCCCGGTAGAGCTTCTGGGGACAAAGTAGTTGAAACACCAAACGCTCAATTGCATAAAAAAATGCAATTTAATTTTTCAACCGCTTATTTTTCCGAACCATTCAACGAAGCAAATGTTTCGAACATTGCTAAAGCTGCGGTAACTCCAGTACAAGTTTTTCAATATGCAGAATTTTTAAATTCTCGCTTGATTTTTACGTTGGATGACGTGGAGCAGCAATTTGCAAAAGGTTTTAGTTTGTTTGAATCAACAGATCATCTAACTTTGAGTCTTGTCAAAAAAGCAGAACAACGCGCAGGTTACATTATGCGTTATTATAATGGACATTTGTACGAGTCTTTGCCTGAAAAAATCTTTTTTAATGTACCAGTCCAATACGCTGAATTGGTTAACTTAAAAGAAGAGAAGACAAAACAACTGGAAATAATGGATAATACAATCACTATCCCAAATATTACGCACGCTAAATTTGTTACGATTTACGTTGAGTTGGATCATCAATAATTAAACATATACTGCAAAATAGAAAATGTTTAAGTTTGCGATGGTTTTGTTTATTGGAAAAGTCCAGTTATATTTTTGTACAAGTGAACATCGACCTAAAATTGGAAAAGGGAACAGTAAAGAATAATAAGGGCAACCTTAAATCAGTTCAACCATGAAATTTAATTGACAGCCACCTTCATACGTATTACAATGTAATACAAGTGGAGGTGGTATTGTTATGGCTATGATCACAGTACGTGTAAGTGACTCAGAAAAAGAATGGTTGAATTATATGGCCGATTTCTATGGGATCTCTTTGTCTGATCTTTTAAAAACATATTCGATGGAACAATTAGAAGACGAGTATGACCGTCAAACGGCTGATATTGCGTATAAACGTTGGCTAGAAAATGGTAAACAAACAGTATCAATGGATGAAATCCTTTCTGAATTTGGAGGTTTGGAATGAGCTATCGCTTAATCTTTTCTTCTGAAATACAAAAACAGTTTAGAAAAATGGATAAATATCAAGCTACTTTAATTACTCGTTGGCTATATCAGCATATTGACGGAATTGACAATCCTCGCAAATTTGGAAAAGTGCTAACTGCAAACCGGTCTGGTCAATGGCGCTATAGAATTGGCAAATATCGCGTTATTGTTGAAATAGAAGACAGCCAATTAGTTGTACTAGCTGTTCAAGTTGGGCATAGGAAAAATATTTACGATTAAAGGGGCTATTACTAAACTTTTTGTTGTTTAAACAAGTAACAAAAAAAGTTGAATAGGATAAGAAACTTTGCTATAATTGTTATGTAAAGAAGAGCTGTGAGAACAACTCTTCAATAACAGCACCGTTTAAGACGGTGACCAGTTTTAAATGTTGAAAAATAATCGTCTACCGGCTAAAGTTTGACGGTTATTTTCTTTTGTCGTTTTTTATCAACTCTACAACTAATTTGATTAAGGCAATAGTAAATGTACTAAATGCCAACATCAGCTGTAAAGCATCCGAAACGGACAAAAAGCTTCTCCTTTCTTCAGATTTAGTTAGCACGCACATACGCACCACCTCACTTTCGAAAAAGATAGCCACCGTCATAAACTTTACTGTTACTTAATAAAGTAACATAAAAGACGCTGAAATTCTATATATTTCGTGTTAGTAATTATTTATTTTTTCTTATAATAATGGGTGTGATGATAGTGTCTCAAAATACTTGCTACAAACAAATACCAGAAACAAACATTAGGTTTAAGATGTTTGCTCCCGGTATTTTTGTTAAGTATTAATGTGTTTCTCCGCCAACAGCTTTTAGATCCTCTTTACCTGCAAAATCAACAATCGCTTCAAGGCCTTTTTCAATACAAAAGGCCATGTCAGAAATGTTCATAAATGGTTGATTCGGTTTGTCTACAACTTGTTCAGCGATAAAAGGCACGTGGATAAAACCGCCTTTCATATTGGGAAATTCTTTATCAATCATGTATTGCACTTGGTACATGATATGATTGCAAACAAAAGTTCCAGCTGTATTAGAAACTGCTGTTGGAAAGCCATTCCTTTTAATATTTTCTACCATCGCTTTTACTGGCAGCTGAGTAAAGTAAGCAGCTTGACCATCCGATTGGATGAGTTGATCAATGGGCTGGTTGCCTTCGTTATCAGGAATTCGAGCATCATCGACATTGATGGCAACTCTTTCTGGGGTAATGGTAAAACGGCCGCCAGCTTGTCCGATATTTAAAACGATATCGGGTTGATGTTTTTGGATCGCTTGTTTACAAACATCAGCTGACTTACCATAAACGGTAGGGATTTCTTCTTTAACAATTTCAGCATCTTTGATTGTATCAGGAAGTTTTTTTACCGCTTCCCAAGCAGGATTTATTTTTTCTCCACCAAATGGATCGAATCCAGTAACTAAAATTTTCATATTGATTCTTCCTTTCATTTTTGAGCCTTTTTGAGTAACGTTTTCTTGATCCTTTACTCGTTTTTCCAATCTTGAGTAAAGCTTTCCTATTTCTTTCCTCATTATTCTGGTTTTGAGTAACGTTTCTTGGTTTCACTCCTCAATTTTCCGATAATGAGCAATATTTTCTAATTTCCTTTCTCATTCTGGCCTTTTTTGAGTAACGTTTCCTCATTTCCTTACTCGTTCTTCCGATAATGAGTAAAGTTTTCTTATTCCTTTACTCGTTTTTCCAGTTTTGAGGAACGTTTCTCGTGTTCTTTCCTCAATTTTCTTCCATTTTTATATTAAAAAGCTAATACATACATTAATCCAATATGAATCACGATCATAATTAGTGCTATAGGTATTTGTGCTTTGATGACGCCATTCGTGTCTTCCATTTCTAATAAGGCAACAGGTAAAGCGTTGAAGTTGGCGCCCATGGGAGTTAATAAGGTACCACAGAATCCGGCAGTCATAGCTAAAGTACCGGCAACAACTGGGTCACCGCCTTGAGCGATGACAAATGGAATTCCAATACCTGCTGTAATCACGGTAAAGGCAGCAAAGGCATTTCCCATTACCATAGTAAATAATACCATGCCCAAACAATAAGCAACAACACCGACGAATTGATTTCCTGCTGGGATAACAGTAGAAATCGCATTGGAGATGACATCGCCAACGCCTGCTAGATTGAAAATCACACCTAAGGCAGCCAATAATTGTGGCAAGATCCCGGTTGTTCCTACAGATTGAAACATGCGGTCGGTATCGTCTACGATTGTTTTGGGTTTAGCAGAAGTGATCACTGCTGCTACAATTAAAGCCACAATTGAAGCGATGCCGATTCCAACTTGACCTCCTAATGGCGTATAGGAAATTACGACCGCTGTTGCTGCTAACATTACGGAGGGAAAGAAAACCCAGCTGCCAATTTTTTTCGCTGCTTCTTCGCCTTGTTTTTCGTCTAATTTTGCAATGTTACCAACTTTTACTTGTTTAAGTAAGGTGAGAACGCCAATAGCGACCAACATAATACCAGACGCAGCATAAGGAAGAAAGTTACCAAAAGCAAAAATAGTACCAAGTAATAACCAGAATAAACCGGTGCCTAGTCGAGCAGAATTGGTTTGATCTCTAAAAGAACGGATGGCAGTCATCATAGATAAAAGTCCAATTAAGATGTAAAAGAATTCAAGAATTGCATCAACTGTCTGAGTCATTGTTTGTTTCACCACCTTTTTTAACGTTATATTTTTTCGCTAACTTGCGATCAAATAACATATTAGAAATCGCTGTTAGAACGAGAGCAATAACCGCAATAATTAGGGAATATTGCACAATGCTAGCTTCTGAGACATTATAGTTTAAATCTCGTAAGGTTCCGGCAATCAATAAAACACCAGAGGCTGCGACAAAGGTATTTTGCCCATAAAAATTGGCATAGTTCTCGTTAGCTGCAGCTCTGGCTTTCAGTTCTTCGCTGTCTTCTTTTGCGATATTTCCGTAGTTTGTCTTAGCCGCAGCTTGTGTCATGGGATTGACAATGGGGCGGACAAATTGCGGATGTCCTGAAATACGAATCCCCAAAAGTCCAGCAATTTCACGGATGGCTGTATACAACGTCAAGAATTTTCCGGGTGTCATCCCCTTTATTTTCCTGATTAAAATGACGGCCTGTTGTCGCAAGCCAAATCGTTCAGAAAGTCCAATCATTGGTAAGGTTAATAGAAAGATTGTAACGAGCCGGTTATCGACAAAAGCTTGACCAAAGGCTTCTAAGAAATCCATAACTGATATACCGGATACCATAGCTGTCGCAAACGCGGCGATTACAACAACTGCAATCGTATCAAATTTAAATAAGAATCCTACTAAAATGATTAGGATCCCAATTAGTTTAATCCATTCCAAAATAATCTCCTCCTTCAAAAAATTTCGCATAAAATGAATTTCTTATGCTCAGGGGTCTATCCTACCTGAATTTTTGTTATTTTTCACTAATTTTCTGAAAAACGTTGATAATTTTTTAGTTAACATTCTTTTATACCTGAAAACTTGGTATCATCCTTGTCAAAGGTGAAGAATTTTGATCCATGAGGACATTTTATGATCTAGCAAACAGATGGAATAATAACATGAGAAAGGAAAATAAAAAACTAGAACAAGAATAATTGCTAGCTTTGGTACCAAGTGGTATAATAACTTTAGGAGGTGCTTACTATGACTAATCAAGTGCATTTTAGAATAGATGAAGAAGATAAAGAAAAGTTTAGAATAGTGATGCAACACGTAGGGTTAGAGCCTAATGAGGCTTATCGTATCTTTGTTAAAAGAGCAATTGAAGTTGGAGGAATTCCGTTTGAAGTTGCAGATCCATCTTCTCAATTAGAGGAAGCAATTAAAAGTCAGGATTATATTGAATTTGAAAACGGTGAGGAAGGCTTGGATTGGTTAAATGAGGAATAAGCCTAAATATAAGCCTGCTTTTGAGCGGAAGTTTAAAAAGCATTATAGAAATATGCTTAAGGGCGGACGTTATAAAAAAGAAGACTTTGAAAAAGTTTATTGGAAACTTTTGTGTAACGAACCATTAGAACCTCGATACAACGATCATCCTTTAGTAAATCGAAAACCTGAACGTGACTTGCATATTAAACCGGATTGGCTATTGATTTATAAATATGACGGCGAGTTTGTCCGATTTATTGACACGGGCACTCATGCGGATCTCTTTAAATAAAAGACTATTTTTTGATGTGGTATCAGAAAGTAGTCTTTTATTATATATAAGCAAAACAGATTTGAAATTTAGCAAAAAAGTGTTTGCGTTTCCAAATAAAATATGATAAATTAATAGCAGTTAAATACAGGCATGTGACTGGTAATGCAGGCAGGACCTTTTACGTTAGGAAAATCATTCCTAGTGTATTTGGTTCTGCCTTTTTTGTTTAGCTAACAATACTCAATAGATAAAATGGAGGATATCTTATGGACTACAAGCAAACAGCAAAAGAGATTGTTGCAGCTCTTGGTGGAAAAGATAATATTTCGCTTTTAAACCATTGCTCAACGCGGTTAAGAATTACTTTGAAAAACGATAATAAAGCCGACAGCGCAGCGTTAGAAAAAATTGATGGTGTGTTAGGCGTTCGTAAAAACGTTCAATATCAAATTATTATCGGTAATGATGTTGTGGAAGTTTATCAGGAAGTGAATAATATTGTAGGAAATATTTCAAATGAGGATACACAAGATGGACCGGCACAAAAAAGAAGTATTGGAAGTACCGTACTTGACTTTATTATTGCAGTCTTTCAACCGTTAGTTCCGGCTATTGCAGGAGGTGGAGTTCTTAAATCCATTTTACTTTTATTAGCGGCTATTGGTGTTATGGACGACGGTAGTACAACCTACCAAATTTTAGATAATGTAGGTACAGCACCGTTATATTTTCTACCGATCCTAGTTGCGGTAACATCTGCAAATAAATTAAAAGTCAATCCACTTGTTGCTATATCTGCTGTGGGTGCCTTGTTATTACCCGGTATGAGCGAGCTAATAGCAGACGGAGCTAATTTCTTATCTTTTAATATTCAAGAAATTGATTATAGTTCGCAAGTATTTCCAGCGATCTTGACTGTCTTGTTTTATGCACAGATGGAAAAAGGATTTAATAAAATTACACCTAAATCAATTCGTGTCTTCTTTGT contains:
- the relB gene encoding type II toxin-antitoxin system RelB family antitoxin yields the protein MAMITVRVSDSEKEWLNYMADFYGISLSDLLKTYSMEQLEDEYDRQTADIAYKRWLENGKQTVSMDEILSEFGGLE
- the pcp gene encoding pyroglutamyl-peptidase I, whose protein sequence is MKILVTGFDPFGGEKINPAWEAVKKLPDTIKDAEIVKEEIPTVYGKSADVCKQAIQKHQPDIVLNIGQAGGRFTITPERVAINVDDARIPDNEGNQPIDQLIQSDGQAAYFTQLPVKAMVENIKRNGFPTAVSNTAGTFVCNHIMYQVQYMIDKEFPNMKGGFIHVPFIAEQVVDKPNQPFMNISDMAFCIEKGLEAIVDFAGKEDLKAVGGETH
- a CDS encoding type II toxin-antitoxin system RelB/DinJ family antitoxin translates to MTNQVHFRIDEEDKEKFRIVMQHVGLEPNEAYRIFVKRAIEVGGIPFEVADPSSQLEEAIKSQDYIEFENGEEGLDWLNEE
- a CDS encoding type II toxin-antitoxin system RelE family toxin, with translation MSYRLIFSSEIQKQFRKMDKYQATLITRWLYQHIDGIDNPRKFGKVLTANRSGQWRYRIGKYRVIVEIEDSQLVVLAVQVGHRKNIYD
- a CDS encoding DUF979 domain-containing protein; the encoded protein is MTQTVDAILEFFYILIGLLSMMTAIRSFRDQTNSARLGTGLFWLLLGTIFAFGNFLPYAASGIMLVAIGVLTLLKQVKVGNIAKLDEKQGEEAAKKIGSWVFFPSVMLAATAVVISYTPLGGQVGIGIASIVALIVAAVITSAKPKTIVDDTDRMFQSVGTTGILPQLLAALGVIFNLAGVGDVISNAISTVIPAGNQFVGVVAYCLGMVLFTMVMGNAFAAFTVITAGIGIPFVIAQGGDPVVAGTLAMTAGFCGTLLTPMGANFNALPVALLEMEDTNGVIKAQIPIALIMIVIHIGLMYVLAF
- the pepG1 gene encoding type I toxin-antitoxin system toxin PepG1 translates to MTVAIFFESEVVRMCVLTKSEERRSFLSVSDALQLMLAFSTFTIALIKLVVELIKNDKRK
- a CDS encoding type II toxin-antitoxin system YafQ family toxin, with product MRNKPKYKPAFERKFKKHYRNMLKGGRYKKEDFEKVYWKLLCNEPLEPRYNDHPLVNRKPERDLHIKPDWLLIYKYDGEFVRFIDTGTHADLFK
- a CDS encoding DUF969 domain-containing protein; amino-acid sequence: MEWIKLIGILIILVGFLFKFDTIAVVVIAAFATAMVSGISVMDFLEAFGQAFVDNRLVTIFLLTLPMIGLSERFGLRQQAVILIRKIKGMTPGKFLTLYTAIREIAGLLGIRISGHPQFVRPIVNPMTQAAAKTNYGNIAKEDSEELKARAAANENYANFYGQNTFVAASGVLLIAGTLRDLNYNVSEASIVQYSLIIAVIALVLTAISNMLFDRKLAKKYNVKKGGETNNDSDS